GGTCGCGCCGTGCGACCAGTTCAATCGCGGCAATGTCATCGCGATGAACTCGGTGTACAGCAACATGCTTGGCGCTATCCTCACCAGCTGCCCGGTGCAGCCGCCCACGCTCCACATTACAGCCGCCGGCGCGAGCGAGAGTGTCGGCGGCAAAACGCTGCCCAACGCCACTGTCGATATCTTCTCCGACGACAACGACCAGAGCCGCACCTATGAAGGGACTGTTCAGGCCGACGCCGCCGGCAACTTCACATTCGCGCCGCCCGCAGGCACCTTCACCGGCGTGAATGTGACGGCAACCGCCACCGACAGCGGCGGCAACACATCGGCGCTGGCGCAGCATGCACATCTGCTCTGGACACTCATGCTCTACCTGAGCGGCGACAACGACCTCAGCAAAGTCATGTCCGATCTAGTCGATCGGATCACGGCTGATGGGCCGAGCCGGCGCGCGAATGTGATCGCGCTGATCGACGGCCGGTCAGGTGCGCGGGCGCGCGGCGCGCTCTACGATCTTACCCGCGGGCAGCCCACCGAGCTGGCTCTGCCCGCGCAGATCGTCGACAGCAACGGCGAGCTCGACATGGGCGACCCGCTTACGCTCGAGACGTTTGTCGGTCTGGTGCGCGCCAACTACCCCTCGCGCTACACGCTGCTCTCGATCATCGATCATGGCGGCGGCTGGGCGCCTAGCAGCAAAGATTACATCCCCGGCGCCACGCCACACCACCGCGGCTGGCTGGCCGGCAGCAACGGCCTGAGCTGGGATTTCAACCCCGGCAAAGGCAATGGCGATTACGACTACCTCGATAGCCCCGAGCTGCACCAGGCCTTCGCGGCAATCTCGCACAACGGCACCAACAAGCTCAACATCGTATATTACGATGTGTGCCTGATGGGCATGATCGAGGTGGCCTACCAGATCAAAGATTACGCCGGCATTTTTGTGTCGTCGCAAAACATCGGCTGGGCGCCCGACGGCCCACAGAACCGCTATGTCCGGACGATCCAGGGAATTCTGCCAACCACTACGCCGCACGCAATGGCTACGCTGCTGGTTCAATCGTACCGCGACTCGCTGCCTGTGCCGGCAACCGGCAAACCGTTCGCGCACCCGTATACCATCGCGGCGGTCGAACTTGCCAAGCTGCCGGCTGTTATCGCCGCGACCCGCCAGCTCGGCATCGCTATAGCCCAGCGCGTCACAAACGCTACAAAGGCGGCAGTGCTGAAAAGCGCCTACGATAGCACGCAGAAGATCGACTACGACAGCGATTTCAAGATCGAACCAACCGACGGCTTCGTCGACCTGGCCGACTTCGCTGCGCACGTGGCCGGCCAATTTAACGACCCGGTGATCAGCCAGCATGCCAACGACACGATCGCCATGATCAAGGCAGCGGTTTTCGCCAAGCAGCAGCAGAGCGGCAACCCCTGGAAATATCCCGATCGGCAGTGGAACCTGGATCACGTCAACGGTCTGTCGATCTTCTTACCGCTTGGCGAAGACTTGATTCTGCCGGTTGCACCCGTGCTCGCGCAGCCAGGCCCAACTAGCAACCTGTATTTACGCGATACCTACACCAACACCCAGCTGCTATTCGTTAACGCGAGCGATTGGCGCGCGCTGATCGAAAAGTATTACCGGATCGTTCCAGTGCCAACCAGCGTGATCACTCACCCGGTCGATGGTCTGCTGGCAGCCGATATCACGCCACCGACCACGATCATCACCGTCACACCTGGGCTGGCCGGTCTGCGCCAGAACCAGCCGGTGACGATCGCCTGGTCGTCGGTCGATCGGCAGATGAATAGCGACGGCAGCACCACTGGCGCAGGCGTCGGCGGCGCGACGCTGTGGTACTGGCCGCCGGGCGGCCAGTGGGGCGTGGCCGGCACCGACAAAACGACCAGCGGCGAATTTCAGATCACCTTAGCGGCGCCCGGCTGCCATGCTTTCGCTGTGCGCGCGATCGACAACGCCGGCAATATCGAGCCGTTCCAGTCGGGGCAGAACTACTTCTTCGGCACACTGCCGGTGGGAGCATGCCCGGCCGCCGTATACCTTCCGCTCGCCGTGAGTTCCAGCCGCGTGCGGAACAATTCACAACGTGAATTGACACCTTGACAGGCTGTTTGAAAGGGTGATTTGGGGCGACTTGGCCCTTCACACTCCCGGCTCTTCAGACAGCCCATGCAGATTCACTGGTCTGTCGGCTGCGGCCCAGCGGTACTGCGTGGTTATTTGTTTTCGGTTTTGTGCTCGTAGCGCACAAATCGAAAACAGTAGAACATACGGTACCATGCTGCCGCAGGCAAAACCACCGACCGCAGAGCGTACTCTACGTCCGCGTTCGTCCGTGCTCGTCCGCGTCCCAACCCCGTCAGTCTGAACAGGTACCAACCATGTAAGCCATGTTATTTGAGTGAGATGGCGGCAGCATCATATGGTACAATGGCTGCCGTTCGCGCGTGCGGCGGTCGCTCGCGCCCGAGCATCGAAGGTGCCTATGCCACGCGCATCGACGCCGCCCGCAGTCGTGCTCCCCAGCTTCGAAGTCAGCCTATTCCGCACCAACATCGACGAGCTGAAATGGTACCTCGCTGCGGGCGCTGGTGCCTGTGCCGCCGCCCATCCAGCTGAGCGGCCAGCCCGCCGATGAGTTCCCGCAAACTGTGCGCGTGTTCTTCGACGATATGACCCGACGCCTGGGGGCGCTGCGCGACTCGGGCAAACAGCTGCTGCTCGAGGCCGACGACCCATTCCTGCTGACCGAGCTGGCCAACCGCCCGGCGCTGCGCACGCTGGTGCGGCTGGCTACGGTTGGCGAGCGCCCGGCGCTGCTGGTGCCCGACGAGGATGAGGCCGCTGTCCGCCGCCAGCTCAAAAAGCTGGGCTACCTGCCGAAGAAGGCCTGAGGCGCGGCCAATGCGCCTTCGGCTGCAAAGCACTACCAAGGAGCTGTTATGAACCCTGCCGACACGCTCACGACCCTGTTTAACCACAACCTATGGGCCAACCTGCGCCTGCTCGAACAATGTGCCAAGCTGACCAGCGAGCAGCTCGACGCCACCCTTTCCGGCGGCTATGGCTCGATCCACGCTACCTTGCAGCACATCGCCACGTCCGAGCAGTCGTACTTCGCGCGCATCACTACCGGCCTACCACGCCGCCGGCCGGGAGACGCCCCACCCATGACGATCACAGAAATCGTCGAATCGCTGCGTACCACTGGCTCCGGCCTGGTGGATTGGGCGCCTAAGGTACTGGCCGATGACACTGTGCAGGTCGACTGGGAGGGCACGCCGCGCGATGTGCCAAAGACGATCATCCTCACTCAGGCGATCAACCATGCCACCGAGCACCGCGCCCAGATCATGGCGATCTTGACGCAATTGGGGATCCAACCACCCGATTTGGATAGCTGGTCGTATTTCGACGAGCTGGCGCTATAGAAAGAACTCAACCAACATGCTCGACTCGCGCTTCTTCTTGAATCCTGCCGCCGCCGCATACACCGCCCCTGCCCCGGCCGGCGACCCGCTGGCGCTGCACCGGCTGCTGCCGGGCTACGCGCCTACGCCGCTGGTCGCGGCGCCGCAGCTGGCCGCCACGCTCGGGCTGGGCCAGGTGTGGGTGAAGGACGAGTCCGAGCGCATAGGCTTGCCGGCCTTCAAGATCCTGGGTGCGGCCTGGGCCACCGCCTGCGCGCTGCTGCGCCGGCTTGGCCAGGCTGAATTGGGCTGCGGCAGCCTGGCCGAGCTGGGCGAGCTAGTGGCGCCGCTGCGCCCGCTCACACTGGCCGCCGCCACCGATGGCAACCACGGCCGCGCGGTCGCGCATATGGCCCGGCTGCTCGGGCTTGGCGCACAGATCTTCGTGCCACGCGGCACCGCCCAGGCGCGCATCGACGCAATCACCGGCGAAGGCGCAGCAGTGACGGTGGTCGACGGCGGCTACGACGCGGCGGTGGCGCGCTCGGCGGCGCTGGCCGGCCCCGGCTGCCTGGTAATCTCCGACACCTCGTGGCCCGGCTACGAGGATACCCCGCGCGATGTAATCGCCGGCTACGCCACGATCTTCCACGAGATCGACCGGCAGCTCGCCGATATGGCTGCGGCACCGCCCGATCTCGTACTAGTGCAGGTAGGCGTCGGCGCGCTGGCGGCCGCGCTGGTGCGCCACTACCGCCGCGCCGGCAGCCCACACCGGCCGCAGCTTGTCGGCATCGAGCCAACGCGGGCCGCCTGCGTGCTGGCCTCGCTCCAGGCCGGGCAGATCGTCAGCATCCCCGGCCCGCAAGACTCGATCATGGCCGGGCTGAACTGCGGCACGCCTTCGCTGGTCGCATGGCCCGATCTGTCTGCCGGCCTCGACGCGCTACTGGCGATCGACGACGAGCGTGCCCGCGCGGCGATGCGCGCCCTGGCCGCCGATGGTATCGTCGCCGGCGAGACGGGCGCCGCCGGTGCGGCTGGCCTGCTCGACCTGTGTGCCACGGCCGCGCTCGCGCCGCTACGCGCCGCAATCGGGCTGGCGCCCGGCGCCCGCGTGCTGCTGCTCTGCACCGAAGGCGCCACCGATCCGATCGCATATCGGCAGATCGTCGGCAGCGCGGCCGTGCTATAACACGGGTGCTAGGCTGCTGCGCGGCTCAAAGCCGCGTTTTCACCTGCGGCAGCATGATACGTGTCTATCATTCATTGTCACGAGTTACGCGGTTGCCCGCGTTTCGGGTAATTGCTGCCGCAGGCAAAACCCACCGACTGCATACATCAATATAACGTGATCGAATAGAGACAAACGCCATGCGCCTGCGCCTGATCATCGCCGCCCTTACCCTGATCGCTGCGCTGCTGCTGCTGCCGCAGTTCCTCTCGGACTACGCTCAAGACTACGCGGCCGCGCGCGCGTGGCTGCACGGCGCCGACAGCAACGGCCGCACTGCCGACCTGCTGGCCGAGTGTTGTGCCGCCATGGCGCCGCTTTACGGCGGCATGCAAACGGCTCACCCGCCCTTCGCCACCTTGCTCGCGCTGCCGCTGGCCTGGCTGCCCTGGCCGGTCGCACGGCTGGCCTGGCTCGTGCTCTCGTGGGCCGCGATCGTCGGCGCCTGGCAGATCGGCCGGGTCGCCCCAGCGGTGTGCGCGGCCACTGCCAGCTTCTGGATCATCGCGCTCGGGCTAGGCACCCACGAACCGCTGCTGTTCCTGCTGCTGGCGCTGGCACTGCACCTGGCCGAACGCCGCCCGCGCGTGGTTGGCGCCCTGGTTGGCCTATGCGCGGCCATCAAGGTCTACCCGATCGTGGTGATCGGTGGGCTGCTGGCGGCGCGCCGCTATGCCCAGGCGGCTATCGCGCTGGCGACGGGTGCGCTCGCGCTGCTGCTGTGCGAGCTGGTGCTCGGGCTGGGCGTCACACGCGGCTGGCTGCGCTTCGTGCCGATCAACACGCAGTTCTATGTCGACAATATCGGCAACGGATCGCTGGTGCGGCTGGTGCGCGCCGTGGTGCCTGGCGCGCCACCTACGCCGGTGGCGCTGGCTGTGCTGGCCTTGCTGAGCTTGCCGCTGCTGCCGCGCCTGCGCCGCAGCGACTGGCTGCGCCCGCTGGTGCCGGTGATGCTATTGGGGTCGCCGCTCAGCTGGCGCCACTATATGGGCCTGGCCGCGCTCGACCAGCTGGGTTGGGCCGAGCAGATCGCGCTGGCGCTGGCCGGCCTGGCCGCGCTGCTGATCGGCATGGGTGTGTTGCCGGCCGACAATATGGCGCCGGTGGTGCAGGGGCCATTGCTGATCGTGCTGATCTGGATGTGGTACCGCGCCAGCCGCCCGGCTGCGGCCATTCCATCGGCCGCGCCGCAGCAGGCCGCGCCGCTGCCCGAGGAGCGCTAACGCACTGTAGCGAAGCCTACTGCACGCTGGCGTCTGCCGGCTGCACACTGCACGCGGCACGCTCGCTCCGCACCAGGTAGGCCAGCAGCCCAACATAGATCACCAGCCCATAGATCGCCGGCGTGAGCAGCAGCAGCCCAAAGCGCACATGCAGCGTATTGTACAGCCACGGATTCCAATCGGTCCAGGCCGGCGGCCAGCATACCAGTGCCGTGCCGACGATCAGCCAGGCGCGGATGCGCCGATCGTTGTTCAGCTCAAGATAGCGCAGCACCGCCAGCAGCGGCATCAGGAGCACCACGAAGGTATACGCGCCATTCGAGGGCGAGAGCAGCATCATGCCGCATAGCCACACCCCGAAGCGCAGCTGCTCGCCCAGCGCGCCGGCCGCAGCACGGCTGGCCCATACGCACACCGCCAGCACCGCCAGGCCAGATGCACCAATCAGCATGCGCGCCAACCACGGCGCGTGCATCAGCGCTACACCGTAGTCGTTCGCTATCAGCAGCCGGCCCCAGAAGCCAAACAGCGAAATATTGTGCTCGCCGAAGTACGGGTAGTCGCGCCCGAGCACCACTTTGTTCAGGTAGTTGATGTATGGGCCGGCACCATGTAGCAGCAGCGAGAGCGCTACAATCACCAGGCCGGCCGCAACACCACGCCCCAGCACGCCGCGCCGCCGCAGTGCGAAGTAGCCGGCCAGCGCCGCCGGGTAAATCTTGATCAGCGCCGCCAGCGCCAGCAGCGTGCCGGCCAGCCACGAGCGGCGGCGCGCCAGCGCAAAGCTGCCGATCATCACCAGCGCCATGAGGATGCTGATCTGGCCCAGCTGCAGGCTTATGCGTGTCGGCGGCGCGATCACCAGCAGTAGCGCCAGCACGCCCCAGTAGCGCCGCGCCAGCGCCGAGCGGCTCAGCCGGATGCAGACGGCGAGTAGCAGGCCTAGCAGCAACATATTCACACCAAACCAGGCCAGCTGGCCCTGGCGTTGCGTCAGCCAGCCAAACGGCACGATCGCATATGCAAATAGCGGCGGGTAGACGTAGGCAATCGCTGGTTGGTTGCCGCGAATCAGCGCGTAGGGGTCGCCAAACTGCACGATCGAGCGCGCGCCCTGCCAGTAGTACTGAAAGTCGTCCGGGTCGGGCGCCAGCGTCAGGAAGATCAGCGCCAGCCAGGCCAGCGCCAGCACCAGCGCCACGGCATTCCAGAGCCGCACGCGCCCGCTCGTGGGGCGCCAGGATGTCGCTACGATCGGCTGCTTGGTCATTGCCATATCAGGGTTGTTGGCTCATGAACAGGAGTTACGCGGTGGTGCGTGGTGTACCGGCCCGTGCCTGCGGCAGCTATGGTACGCTACTATCTTCGTGTACGCCGCACCTTAATCGAAACGTACCGCGCTGCCGCAGGCTACAAACGCCGGCTGCGTACGTTCTGTCATTAAACAATCGAAGATCCCTATAGTGCGCGATCGGCCAGCATACCGTCGCGCACAGCCCAGAGCTGGCACGCCAGCAACACGAGCGCGCCGCTGAGCGGTAGCAGCTGCACCACCGCCAGCAGGCCCGACGGCGCATGGTACGCCAACGAAGCGGTGGCGATCAGAAAGTATGCACCGGCCAGCCAGGGTGCCTGCGGGCGCCGCATGCGCGAGAGCGCGTCTAGCCAGGGCAGGTACAATAGCACAAAATAGTGCTCCCAGATCACTGGCGGCACGAGCGTAAGCATGGTCATGCCGAGCGCGAACGCACGCGCCGGGTCCGATTTGATCCGCCACGACCCCAATGCCACCGCTCCGATGATCGCCAGCCGGATGGCCAGGCTCAGCTGTTCGGCAGGGCCGGCACCGATCGACATGTTGCGCAGCACACTCGCGATCGAGTTGTTTCCAGGGCTGTTCTGCCCCAGCGCGCGCTCCACACCAGGCAGCACCCTGGTGATATAGAACCAGCCTTGATCCCAGCCAACCAGCGCGAAGCTTCCGGCCAACACCACCACGGCTGTCAGCCCGGTTACGGCCAGGCAGCGCCAACGCCGCTGTAATACCAGCGGGCCGATCAGCAGCAGCGGGAAGATTTTGACCGCAATCGCCAGCCCCAGCAGCCCGCCCGCCGCCGTGTCGTGGCCACGCCGCAGGCACCACCAGCAGCCGGTCAGCAGCAGCAGTAGCATCAGCTGTGTCTGCCCCCAGAACAGGTGCGATTGCACCGGGGGGAAGTTGATCAGCGCCGCGATCAGCACCGGCAGCCACACGCGGCCAACCCGCTCGCGAATCGGCGCCGCTAACACCGAAAGCAGCAGTCCCAACGCCGATAGCCAGCAGATCAGCGAGCAGGCCGCCCAGATCCACCAGGCGAGCTGGTAGGTCGGTATCGGCAGCAGCAGCAGCGCCACCGGCGGTGGGTAGATGAACTGGTAGGCCCCATCGCGTAGCAGGTTGAAGTCGGGCCGGTACAGCGGCACTCCGGCGCGCAGCCGCAGCGCCCCGTCGAAGTACGAGACCAGGTCGGCCACCGGGGCGTCGGCGCGCTCGATCAGCGTCTGGGCCACCTTCGCGGCGAACAGCAGCACCACCAGTACGGCAAACCAGGCCGCAATCCGGCCCAGCCGATCCTGCCGTATACCATAGCTGCCGCGCGGCTCTTGCGCGCTGGTCTGTTCCATGATTTCTGCTCACAATTCCGATTGGCAAGCATGAATTTCGTGTGATAACCAGAAATGCGATTGCATCGTCCCGACGACCCACAACGACACAGGCTTCTGGCGGCACGCGCGCACAGCACCGGCCGGGCTATTGGATGCGCCGCTGCTCGGGCATAGGTGTTGCCGGCACTGCCGGCGCAGGTATCGGCGCCGGCTGCGGCCCGCCCGCCAGCATCCACGCCGCCAGCAGGTGCCCACACAAGATCCACGGTAGCAGTACCAGCGAGGTGCCATTCGCCAGGTCGAGCTGCATCGGCCCTTGCAGCACGCCCGCCAGCGCCAGCCCGGCCAGGCTCCAGTTGTTGGGGCGCGGCCGCAGCACCGGCATCAGCGCAACCATACTGTAGAAGCTGGTCTGCGGGAACGCGCCTGCCGCCAGCCACCACTGCCAGCCGCCGCGCCGGCTGCGATACCACAGCCAGGCTGCCAGCCCGAACAGCACGACGCTCGGCCCCTGCCAGGCGCCCATCTGTAGAATGCGCGCGCGGTAGGCCGGCAGCGCAGCCAGCCAGTCGGCCCAGATGCCTGGGTTCGCCAGCGTCGGCGGCAGGGCCAGCAGCAGCGTGCCCAGCGCGATGCCGCCCAGCAGGCGCCAGCGCTGCGGCGACTGCCGGTCGTGCCAGAGCAGCCACAGCAGCGGCAGCAGCGCGGCCTGCGGCTTGGTCATCGCCCAGGCGAGCGCCAGGCCCCACAGCCAGCCGCGCCTGGGCGCGCGCGCCGCCGCCCAGAGCACCAGGATGGCCATGAACGTGCTCTGGCCCTCGAACAGGTGCAGGAGCAGCGGCGACCACAACACCAGCAGCAGCTGCGAGCGCTGGGTCTTGCCGATCAGCACCCACCACAGCCCCAGCTCGAGCAGTGTCCACACGTAGTAGCCCAGCCCACCCAGCGGCACAAACAGCGCCAGCCAGGGCAGCGCGGTGGGCGGGTAGGCAAACGCACCAGCGCTGAATGAACCGAACGTGGCCGACGGCAGCTGCGCGTAGGGGTTCTGGCCGCTCAGCCAGGCCTCGGCCCCAGCCATAAAGATGCGCCAGTCGATCTGAAATAGCGTATCGAACAGCTCCGACATGGTTCGCCCTTGCTACGATTAGCGCACTCGCTGATACATCACATACCCGCCGATCGTGCGCAGCTCGCGAAACACGCCGCGATCGATCGCCGGCTGGTACAGCTCGTTCTCGCGCGCGAAGCGGCCGACCACCAGGTACTCAGGGTCGGCCACCAGCGGGTCGTAGGTGATCCGAGGCTGCTCTTGCAGCAGGCTGCGGCGATTCAGCTCGACATGCAGCTGGTCGGGCGGGTAGTGGTAGCTGCGATTCAGCAGAAAGTGCAGCTCGGTCTCATAGGTCTCGATCGTGCCCGGCCCGGCCTGGTTCAAGAGATCGGCAACCGCGAAGGCGCTGGTGTCGCTCGCCTGAATGTAGTTGCGGTTGAGCGTCATCAGCGTGAGTGACACCGCCAGCGCCAGCAGCACCAACAGCACCAGCGTGCTGGCCGCTTGCCAGCGCCGCGGCCCGCGCACCAGCTCGCCGGCACGGCCGAGCGTCGCCTGCAGATCGAAGCCGCAGGTCAGGTCGTGCAGCAGCAGGGCGGCAAACAGGCTGCCGAAGAATGTCGCCGGGAACATATAGCGCGGCACGCCCACCGAAAGCAGCACGTACCAGGCCAGCCAGCTGCCGGCCAGGCCTAGCATCGCCAGGCGCACCAATGCCACACCTAGCGGTGCGCGCTCCGGCTCGGCAGGCCGAAGCTGCCGCCAGGCGGCGTACGCCAGGCCCAGCAAGGTCGGCAGCCCGACGATCAGCAGCAGCTGCAGCGCGAACAGCCGGTTGAACGGCGTCAGAACCAGCGCAGTCACCGAGTACAGCCCGTCGATCGGCACCACCGGCAGCGTGTGGCCGCGCAGCCCTAGCCGGGCCAGCGGCGGCAGCGCGCACGAAACCAGCACCGCGCCGATCAAACTGGCGCCAAGCCAGGCGACAAGATCCCAGCGCCGCCGCAGCGCCACCACAGCTATGGGAAGCAGGAGCGACACACAGTAGAATGGCAGCGCCTGAGCTTTTGTCACCACCCCAAGCCCCCAGCCGAGCATGGCCAAGGCCCACCAGCGGCGCGAACGATTGAGCGCGAGCAGCATGCTCAGGTAGCCCAGCAGCATGTAGGCGAACATCGGCGTCTCGGCCAGCACCTGCCGGGCCATGATCAGCGGGTGCAGCTGCGGGTGCATCGGCATCAGCAGCGCCACGAACAGCGTGCCGACCGCAATGCGCCGGCTGTACAGCCTGGCCGCCAGCGCGTACAGCAGCAGCAGCGCCGCCGCCAGGAACAGCACGCCCACCAGCCGGCCCTGCCACACACCCACGCCCAGCAGCCGGAAGCTCAGCGCCACCGGCCCGGTGACGGTGATCGCCGCCTCGAGGCCGGGCGGCGCCGGCTGGCCATCCAGCAGCCGCCCGTAGAAGCCGCGCTCGGCCCAGTTGCGCGCCACCGATAGCGTCCAGCCTTCATCCCACCACATGGCCGGCCCGGCCAGATTCCACAGGCCAGCCAGCAGCGCCAGCAGCGCGATCACCGGGCCGGCCCAATCGCGGCCACGTGGGCGTGCCAATGCGACTTCAGCCTGGGATACGTTCATAGATCTTGTATGCGCCATAGCTGCGAATCAATCGGTATGACGGCGAACCTGGCACCATGTCGTAGAGTCCCCACATCTCACCGAACGAGCCAATCACAATATAGTCGGGCGCACCAGTCAGCGGCGCGTAGTCGATCGGTATGTCTTGCTGCAAAAATGTGCGGCGGTTTAGCGCGACATGCAGCCGATCGGGCGGGTAGTGGTAGGCCCGGTCGAGGAAGAAGTACAGCTCGGTCTCGTATGTCTCGATCCGCGCGCCTGCGGGCGTGGCGCTGTTTAGGAACGCGGCCGTCTCGGCCGCCGCCCGCTCGGGCGCAACGGCGTAGATCGCCTCGAGCACCTGCAAGCCGCGCGGCAGCGTCACCAGCGCCAGCGCCAGCACCAGCAGCGTGCCGATCGTCGCGCGGTCGAGCCGGCGCGCCGATAGCGCCGCCCGCAGTTGTCGCCCGGTCGCAGCCAGATCGAAGCCGTTGGTCAGGTCGGCCAGTAGCGCGGCGACAAACAGGCTGGCGACGAACAGCGCCGGGAACAGGTAGCGCACGAAGCCAACCGACAGCGCCGCAAACCAGGCCAGCCAGCTGCCGGCCAGCAGCAGCAGCATGCAGCGCAGCAGCGCCTCGGGGCTGTCGATCTGCAGCCTCTGGCGCAGCAGCCGCCATGCGGCATAGCCCAGGCCGAGCAGCGCCGGCATCCCACCCACCAGCGTCGTCTGCAGCGCGGCCAGGCGTACGCTCAGCACCGGCACCACTGCGGTAACCTCGACCAGCCCTGGCACCATAACGACTTCTGGCGCGCTTCCGCCCACGATCCACCGCTGCAGCAATGGCAGCAGCTCGACACATACGCCGGCGCCAAGCATGCCAGCGCCGATGAGCCCAGCAAAGCGCCAGCGGCGCTGCAGCAGCGCCAGCGCCAGCGGGGCCAGCAGCGACAGCGCCCAGAACGGCACGCCCTGCAGCTTCGTCAGCAGGCCCAGCCCCCAGAACAGCATGGCCAGCGGCAGCCACCCGGCCGAGCGACGCAGCGCCTGCAGGAAGAACAGGTAGCCCGCCAGCAGGTAGCATAGCATCGGCAGCTCGGCCAGCACCTGGCGGCCCAGCGCGAGCGCGTGCAGCTGCGGGTGGATCGGCGCCAGCAGCAGCACGCCTAGCGTCGCCCACGCGACCCGCCGGCTATACAGGCGGTCGGCAAGCTGGAACATCAGCGCCAGCGCGCCGAGCATGCACAGCGCGATCGGCAGCCGGCCCTGCCACACGCCCACGCCCAGCAGCCGCAAGCTCAGCGCCACCATGTCGGTCACTGGGAAGGCCGCCTCGAGGCCGGGCGGCGCCGGCTGGCCATCCAGCAGGCGCCCGTAGAAGCCGCGCTCGACCCACGTGCGCGCGACGGCCAACGTCCAGCCTTCATCCCACCATGGGCTGGTTGCATCCAGGCCCCACAGCCCGGCTACGAGCAGCCCAGCCACGAGCAGTGCCGGCGCAAGCCAGTGACGCAGCGCGCTCACTTGCGGGCCTCGTCGCTAATGCTGCTGCGGCCCAGCATCGCCGCCCCGCCCAGAAGGCTGATCGCCAGCGCGATCAGGCGGATGAGCAGCGCCGCGCTCAGCCCAAGCGCGGCCGGAACGCCGTAGGCGCCGAGCACCACTACGTACACGCCCTCGACGACGCCAATCCCGTTAATCGCGATCGGCAGCAACAACGACAGGCTGCTGAACACCACCAGCCAGATCGACACCGGCCACGGTGCGGCAATACCAAGCGCCAGTAGCACCGCTGCGTTTGCCACCACAATCGCCAGCTGGGCCGCGACCGAGAGCGCATAGGCCGTGACGAGCCGGCGCAGCCACTCGGCCAGCCCCCAGGGCGGCAGATCCCAGCGCGCGGCCTGGCGCCGCACGGCGGCGCGCCGGCTCCAGCCCAGCAGCGCCACGCCGATCACGCCCAGCGTCAGCACGCCTCCGGCTGCAATCGCGCCGGGCGCCGATAGCCGGGCGGGCAGCCCTAGATCGAACGGCAAACCGCCAATCAGGCCCAGCCCAATCAGCGCGCTCAGCGCCACCAGGCCCATCCCTCGATCGAGCACCACTGCAAAGAGCGCTCGCCCAAGCGGTACCGCCCGGCCCGAGAGCCCGGCCCGCACCGCGT
The sequence above is drawn from the Candidatus Kouleothrix ribensis genome and encodes:
- a CDS encoding flippase-like domain-containing protein; this translates as MLEQPAPVPATLRRRALQALQVVVTLALIGWLVRQVDWGTVGPLLRNVRWPMVAGALASLLLSHLINVVRWRYLLDRRELGFGRLLRWYAIGLFSTNILPTGIGGDAVRAGLSGRAVPLGRALFAVVLDRGMGLVALSALIGLGLIGGLPFDLGLPARLSAPGAIAAGGVLTLGVIGVALLGWSRRAAVRRQAARWDLPPWGLAEWLRRLVTAYALSVAAQLAIVVANAAVLLALGIAAPWPVSIWLVVFSSLSLLLPIAINGIGVVEGVYVVVLGAYGVPAALGLSAALLIRLIALAISLLGGAAMLGRSSISDEARK